The genomic window ACTATTCGAAGCCAAGCAACAAGCCAAAACAATTTTTCTTTTTTGCCCTTCCGATAGCTCAGATACTCTAGTAAATAAAAATTCTTTTAAATTTAATTTTTCTAAATAACTATCTAATTCATTTTTATTGGAATTTAATAACCTAAAGTCATGTTGTAAGTTTTCTTGAACTGTTAAATTTTCTTTTAAAGCATTTTTATGCCCCATATAAAAAATCTCATCGGATAAGTTTTTAAGAGATTTTTCCTCTTCATTTTTTAAAGAAATTTTGCCTTCATAATTTTTTAAAATTCCAGTTAAAATTTTAATTAAAGTAGTTTTTCCAGAACCATTGGCTCCTGAAATTTTAATTACTTCTCCTGAGTTTAAGTGAAATGAAAGATTTTTGAACAAAAATCTATCCGAATAAGCGTAAGATAGGCCTTGTATCGTTAACATATATATTAATATCGACTATTATAGCCAAATTATATAAGTAGGAATTTCTAATGACAGATGAATTTGGAAAGAGAATAAGTATAGAAGAGGTAGAAGAAGGAAAGTCTTTCACTCCTAAATTCGACGAAAACGGACTTATTCCAGTCATTACAGTTGAAGACTCATCAGGTGACATCTTGATGCACGGCTATATGAATTCGGAAGCATTAATCAAGTCAATAGAGTCCAGAGAAGCACACTATTGGAGCAGAAGTAGACAAAAATTATGGAAAAAAGGTGAAATTAGCGGCCTCAAGCAAGCTATTGTCAAAATCTTAGTTGACGATGATCAAGATTGCATGATTTTTAGAGTAAATGTAGCTGGTTCAGGAGCAAGTTGCCACGTTGGTTACAAGTCCTGTTTTTATAGAATTCTTGAAGATAAAGAAAACCTTAGTTTTATAGAGTCGGAAAAATTATTTGATCCTGCAGAGGTCTATGAGGGTGAAGATAATCCTACTATTCTCTGAAGCCCTTGTAGTTTAATTGGATAAAACGGCCGCCTCCTAAGCGGCAGCTCTAGGTTCGATTCCTAGCAGGGGCACCAAAAAGCCCTGATACATAGGGCTCTTTAATTGAAGATTAAATAACCGTCGATGATCTTAGAACAACCTGATTTACTAACTGTGCGCTTATAGGTTGTTTGACATTAAATGCTGCAAATTCTTCAGCAGCTGCGTCTTGAGCCTTTCCCATAGCCTCAAAACTTTCAAAACCCATTTGATATAAATATTGCCCTGCGTATCTTCCACCAAAAGATTGTAAAAGCCTGACTTTAGCACCGTATTTTTCATGAATTTCCATTGCCTCTTTACAAGACTTTAAGAATTGACCGGTCTTTCCTTGTTCCAGAATTGGCTGCCATGCAGTAGAAATACTTATTTCACCTTGAGTTTCAGCTCCTTTTTCAAAACCTGGAACTTCCACTAACTCCGAATTATCAATGGCTACTCCAGACCATCCAGTGATTACCTTGTAATAGTAAGCCTGCATGTCTGCATCGGTCATAATAGTATTCATCGCTTCGCCATACTTGGTCCAATTTTCAAAAAAATTAATTGAATAAAGCTCTAGGTTCGATTCCTAGCAGGGGCACCAAAAAGCCCTGATACATAGGGCTCTTTAATTGAAGATTAAATAACCGTCGATGATCTTAGAACAACCTGATTTACTAACTGTGCGCTTATAGGTTGTTTGACATTAAATGCTGCAAATTCTTCAGCAGCTGCGTCTTGAGCCTTTCCCATAGCCTCAAAACTTTCAAAACCCATTTGATATAAATATTGCCCTGCGTATCTTCCACCAAAAGATTGTAAAAGCCTGACTTTAGCACCGTATTTTTCATGAATTTCCATTGCCTCTTTACAAGACTTTAAGAATTGACCGGTCTTTCCTTGTTCCAGAATTGGCTGCCATGCAGTAGAAATACTTATTTCACCTTGAGTTTCAGCTCCTTTTTCAAAACCTGGAACTTCCACTAACTCCGAATTATCAATGGCTACTCCAGACCATCCAGTGATTACCTTGTAATAGTAAGCCTGCATGTCTGCATCGGTCATAATAGTATTCATCGCTTCGCCATACTTGGTCCAATTTTCAAAAAAATTAATTGAATAAACTTCTATAGTTTCAGTTCCAGAGTGACTTACTCTGACAACTGTATTTATGCCCTTAGAATTCATTAATTCTGCACCTTCTCTAATCATTGAATTAAATTCTTCGGTTTTACCTTCTCTAGCGGTAGAAGTTTGTACTCTTAAAATTGCCATACTTAATCTCCTTATTAATTTATTAATATCAATAAATAATATGTCAAAGAAAAAATTTAATTTCAATTAAATTTTTTATTGAATTTTAATTTATACTTTATTGACCAACATTTTAAATACTAAGGAGAGTATATGAAAAAATTAATATTACTAACTGCAATATTGTTTGCAAGTTATTCGTTTTCTGCAGATGGTCCTTTTTTAGGATTATTTGGAATTAAAACGGACAATCCAGCTGCTGTAGTTGCTGCAACTGACGTCTTAAACAAAGATTGTAAAAATCCTGAAGGGGTAACAGTAACATTGGTTGCAGAAGCTTTTAATGGTTCAGAGCCTACAACTCACACCTATCTAGTAGGTTTTCCAAATAATGCGGCTTACGTTGAGTGGAATAATCAAATTCTTACTTGTCCCGGTTGGACAAAATACTTTGAAACCATGAACCCAATCTCTGAGGAAACTGTTTCAGCTTTGGCTTTTCCACTAGCTGGTGGAGGAGATGCGACTAAAGATACTGTTTTTGTGAACTTTTTTGCAAATGTCTCAAGACCAGATAAATTTTTTCCAGCTTACGAAGACTTAATGGAAGTAGCTTCAACTGATGGTTCGTGTCCAGGTTCTTGGGGTTTATTCGCTATTGGCCCAGGAGTAACTCCGGATCAATTTGGAACTCACATAGCTTTCTGTGGTTATCCAGATCTTGCGACCTATATGGAGCAAGCACAAGTTAGAGTGCCTACAAAAGCATTTCAAAGGTTTATAAGAAAAACTTTTAGAATTTCAGAAAATAAAGGAGTAACAAATAGTTTTGTTGTAAAAAGATACGACTAATATCTTACTCAAAAAAAAGGGCTACAATTTGTAGCCCTTTTTTAATTAACTTTAGATTAACTCGCCTTGTCTAGCGCTTGTGTAATATCAGCAATAATGTCGTCAACATGTTCAATACCTATAGACAATCTTACATAACCAGGAGTTACTCCAGCAGATAATTGCTCTTCTGGAGACAGCTGACTATGTGTTGTAGTTGCTGGATGAATAGCCAAAGATCTGGCATCTCCAATATTCGCGACGTGATACAAAAGCTCCAAAGAATCTATGAATTTACTACCGGCTTCTTTGCCGCCTGGAAGTTCGAAACCTATTAAAGCTCCGTACCCCCCTGTCATGTACTTGTCAGCTTTTTCTTTAAGAGAACCCTCTGCAATTCCAGGATAGGTCACAGAATGCACTCTATTGTCCTTGTCTAAAAATTCAGCAACTGCCTGAGCATTTTTGGCATGCTCACGCATTCTTAAAGGCAAAGTTTCAAGTCCTTGAATAAAATGAAATGCACTTTGAGGACTCATGGCGCCACCTAAATCTCTCAAAAGAGTTGTTCTTAATTTCATGATATAAGCAATTGGACCCATAGGTTTAATTGCTTCATCCCAAACAATACCGTTATAACAAGGGTCGGGAGTATTCATGGCTGGTTGTCTATCCGCACCTGCTTTGCCCCAGTCAAAATTTCCGCCATCGATTATAGCTCCACCGATAGTGGTTCCGTGACCGCCAATATATTTTGTAGTCGAATAAGTAGTTACAGCCGCTCCATGATCGAATGGACGACATAAAATTGGTGCGGCAGTATTATCTACTATCAAAGGAATCCCATGTTTCCTACCTATTTCAGCAATTTCTCCTATCGGAAATACCTCAAGCTTAGGATTTGGTAAAGTTTCTCCAAAGTAAGCTCTTGTTTTTTCGTCGGTAGCCTTTTCAAAATTTGACGGATCGGTGGGATCAACAAATCTTACTTCGATTCCCATTTCTCTCATGTTATTTTTGAATTGATTGTAAGTACCGCCATATAGATGTGAGGAAGAAACTATATTGTCGCCAACTCTAGCTAAATTTTGAATTGAATAAGCTGATGCTGTTTGTCCTGATGCAACTGCAAGTCCTGCCGCACCTCCATCCAGGGCAGCTAGTCTTTCTTCTAACACAGCTGTAGTAGGATTCATTATTCTGGTGTAGATATTTCCTAATTCAGCCAATGCAAATAAGCTCGCTGCGTGCTCAGTATTATTAAATTGAAAACTAGTTGTTTGATGAATAGGTACTGCTACTGAACCAGTTGATTCATCTGCTCGCCAACCACTATGCAAAGCGATTGTTTCTACGTTTTTTCCTTCATATGCCATATTATTTCTCCATTAAAAAAAAATCTGCTCGCAAGATGCTAAACAGATTCCTAAAAATTCATGTTTAGCAATTTTTATATAGCGTTTGCAAGTCCGATTAAATCAACGCTTAGGGGCATATATAACCAAAATAATTTATAATTATCAACCCAAATTATGAAAAATTACGAACAAATAAAAACAATTGAAAAAAATAGTTCTTTAATAATTCAACTATCGAGACCTAAAAAATTAAATACTTTCACCGAAACAATGATGAGAGAGATCATTGATGCTCTAGACTGGGCTGAACAAAATAATCAAATTAGATCAATTATTTTTACAGGAGATGGAGATAAATTTTGTGCCGGAGCAGATCTATCTTCAGGAGAAGATTCTTTTGATTGGACTGAAAAGAAAAAGTCTGAAAAAAAAGTTGTAAGAGACGCTGGAGGTGTTTTAACTCTCAGACTTTTCAAATCAAAAAAGCCCCTTATTGCAGCAATTAATGGAGATGCTGTAGGAATCGGTGCAACTATGTTACTTCCAATGGACGTAAGAATTGCATCTGAAGAAGCAAGATTTGGTTTTGTGTTTGCAAAACGCGGAATAGTTCCAGAAGCTGCTTCAAGCTGGTTTTTGCCAAGACTGGTGGGCATTGATAATGCTTTAAAACTTTGTTACTCGGGCAAAGTAATTAATGCTAACGAAGCTAAAGAAATCAAACTTATTTCTGAAGTAACCTCAAGAGAAACTCTAATCTCGAGAGCTTTAGAATTAAGTGAAGAATTTACAGCTAAAACTTCTTCAATTTCCATCGCGCTTACAAGACAAATGATGTGGCGAATGTTGGGTGCTGATCATCCTATGGAAGCTCATAAAATTGATTCAAGAGCAGTTTATGCGCTTGGAAAATCGGGTGAGGCATCTGAAGGAATAAAATCTTTTTTTGAAAAGCGCTCCCCTAATTTTCCTGGGAAATTGACAGAAGATTTGCCAGATTTTTATCCTTGGTGGGATGAAAAAAAATTTGAATAGTTATGTCTTGGAAAAAAGAAATTAAAGAAATCTCTTTGAGAAAAAAACTTGCTTTAGGTCAAGGAGGTAAAGAAGCCATAGATCTTCAGCATGCAAAAGGTAGACTAACTTTAAGAGAGAGAATCAACCTACTTTTAGATGACAATAGTTTTGAGGAGGTCGGAAAAATTTCAGGTGGAATTGAGCATAAAGACGATGGATCTATTGAATCCTTCACTCCAGCTAATTTTATTTTAGGTTTTGGTGAGATTGATAAGAAAAAAGTCGTGATAGGTGGAGAGGATTTCACTGTTAAAGGAGGCTCTCCTAATGCTGCTGGAAATAGAAAAAGTGTATACACTGAAGAATTAGCTGTTCAGTATATGTTTCCTTTAATTCGCTTACATGAAGGCGGTGGTGGTTCTGTTGCAGGTCCATCGAAAGAAAAAAAAGGATATGGTGGTGACCCAGTATTTTCTAGATCGAGATTCAAGGCAGTTGCAACGAGTTTAAAAGTAATTCCTGTAATAAGCGCTGCTTTAGGTCCAGTGGCAGGATTGCCAGCATCAAGATTTGTCGCATCTCATTTTAGAGTTATGACAAAAAAAACAGCACAGATACTAGTAGCAGGTCCAGCCGTTGTTTCGAGGGCTTTTGGAAAAGAATTTACGAAAGAAGAACTAGGAGGGTCGGAAATTCATAAAATTAACGGCGTTGTAGATAATGTTGCTGACGACGAAAAAGACGCATTTAAACAAATTAAAAAATTTCTTTCTTATATGCCACAAAATATTTATGAAATTCCAAAAAGAATTGATTGTTCGGATCCAATAGATAGAGGTGAAAAAGAATTGGAATCTATTATTCCCAAAGATAGAAAAAAAACCTATGACATGAGAGCAATCATTAGATTGGTTTCTGACAACAATGACTTTTTTGAAATGACTAATTTTTATGGTAGGGGAATAATTACTGGTTTTATCAGAATAAATGGCTATTCAGCAGGGATCTTTGCAAATGACAGTAATTTTTATGCTGGTTCCATGACGGCTGATAATGCAAAAAAAACTTCAAGATTTATAAAGCTATGCGATCAGTTCAATATACCAATCATCTCTTTTGTCGACGAGCCTGGATTTTTAATCGGCCCAGATGCAGAAAAAAACGCAACTATCTTGCATGGAACCGAAGCAGTTTTAGCGGCAGTTGATTCAACGATTCCTTGGTGTTCAGTGTTAATAAGAAAATCTTTTGGAGTAGGTTCAGCTGCGCACTTTGGACCAGAAAGTTATGTTCTAGCATGGCCCTCTTCTGAGGCCGGACCTCTTCCATTGGAAGGAGGTATTGCAATTGCCTTTGGTAAAGAAATATCTCAAGCCGAAGATCCCGAGGCAAAACGCAAAGAAATTGAAGAGAGACTTGCAAAATCTCAAAGTCCTTTTCCAAGAGCCGAAGCTTTTTCTGTTCATGAAATTATTGACCCGAAAGAAACAAGAAAGTATCTTTGTTCTTGGATTGATAAAGTGCAAACAAATTTATTAACAAAAATTCATAATCCAATGTGAGGTAAAGATGAAAAATTATGAAAAATTTTATATTAATGGTGAATGGGTAGATCCAATTGACGGATTAAATCTTTTGGACGTAATAAATCCAACTACTGAAGAAGCCATTTGCAAAATTGCAATGGGTGGCGAGAAAGACGTAGATGCTGCAGTAAAAGCTGCTCAAGAGGCTTTTGTTTCTTTTAGTCAGACTTCGCCTGAAGAAAGATTAGTGCTTTTAGAAAAAATTGTTGCGCTTTACATGGAGAGAACCGATGAAATCGCTGAAGCAATTTCCAAAGAAATGGGTGCTCCAATTACCCTCTCTAAAAATGCGCAAGCCGCTTCAGGAATAGGTCATTTGGCAACTGCTGTGGCGACATTAAAAAACTATAATTTTGAAGAAATGATGGGTTCAACTTTAATAAGAAAAGAACCTATTGGAGTGGTTGGTATGATCACTCCTTGGAATTGGCCAATTAATCAAATCACATGCAAAGTTGGTCCAGCTCTAGCAGCCGGATGCACTATGGTTTTAAAACCTACAGAAATTGCGCCAGTGAATGCAATGATACTTGCAGAAATCATACATGAAGCGGGAGTTCCTAAAGGGGTTTTTAATTTAGTAAATGGTGACGGCCCTACCGTAGGTGAAGCTATGTCGGCTCATTCGGGTATAGATATGATGTCATTTACTGGTTCAACAAGAGCAGGGATTGCAGTTGCCAAAGGCTCTGCTGACACTGTGAAAAGAGTTCATCAAGAGCTTGGAGGTAAATCAGCAAATATTATTCTTGACGATGCTGATTTCACTGAAGCAGTTAAAAGAGGAACAAAACATATGTTTACCAACACCGGTCAATCTTGTAATGCTCCATCGAGAATGTTGGTTCCAGCCTCTAGACAAGATGAAGCAAAACAGGCCGCAAAAGAAGTTGCTGAAAAGACAGTTGTGGGAGATCCCTCCTCAGATGGAACTACTATGGGGCCTGTAGTTAGTGATGTTCAATTCAATAAAATACAAGGTCTTATCGAAAAAGGCATTGAAGAAGGTGCTGAATTAGTTGTTGGAGGACCAGGAAAACCTGATGATCTCAATCAAGGTTATTTTGTTAAACCGACTGTGTTTGCCAATGTTACAAACGATATGACAATTGCTAGAGAAGAAATCTTTGGACCGGTTCTTTGTATCCTTCCATTTGAAGACGAAGATGACGCAGTCAGAATTGCGAACGATACTCTTTATGGACTATCAGGCTATGTTTCCTCTTCAGATCCAGATCATGCTCTAGAAGTGGCAAGAAAAATAAGGAGTGGAAATGTGCATATTAATAACGCTCCAACTGGAATAAATGATCCGTTTGGTGGATTCAAACAATCAGGTAACGGAAGAGAGTGGGGAATATTCGGTTTCGAAGAATTTCTAGAAATTAAGGCCGTAATGGGTTACGCACAAGCAAAAAAATAGTGCTTAATGAGTCAAAGCAACAAAGTTTCTACGCTTTGGCTCAAAGGTAGAATAAGAAAAATAGATCACGTTTGCTTGGCCTCAATGGTAGCAAACAATCTAGACGTTTCTTTATACTGTTATGATGAATTATCTAATGTTCCCGATGGAATAAAATTAAAAGACGCTAATGAGATTCTTGACATATCTCTTCTTGAGCGCCTACAGTGCATAAAGAAAAAAGAAAATAATCCCTCTCAACCAATCGCAAACTTTAGCGATTTTTTTAGAATCTTT from SAR86 cluster bacterium includes these protein-coding regions:
- the ccmA gene encoding heme ABC exporter ATP-binding protein CcmA, with the protein product MLTIQGLSYAYSDRFLFKNLSFHLNSGEVIKISGANGSGKTTLIKILTGILKNYEGKISLKNEEEKSLKNLSDEIFYMGHKNALKENLTVQENLQHDFRLLNSNKNELDSYLEKLNLKEFLFTRVSELSEGQKRKIVLACCLASNSSIYLLDEPFINLDVDSQEIIMEALDSKIHNGAAVIFTSHDQNIKNSIELNLNDYKL
- the hisI gene encoding phosphoribosyl-AMP cyclohydrolase, translated to MTDEFGKRISIEEVEEGKSFTPKFDENGLIPVITVEDSSGDILMHGYMNSEALIKSIESREAHYWSRSRQKLWKKGEISGLKQAIVKILVDDDQDCMIFRVNVAGSGASCHVGYKSCFYRILEDKENLSFIESEKLFDPAEVYEGEDNPTIL
- a CDS encoding PLP-dependent transferase, which codes for MAYEGKNVETIALHSGWRADESTGSVAVPIHQTTSFQFNNTEHAASLFALAELGNIYTRIMNPTTAVLEERLAALDGGAAGLAVASGQTASAYSIQNLARVGDNIVSSSHLYGGTYNQFKNNMREMGIEVRFVDPTDPSNFEKATDEKTRAYFGETLPNPKLEVFPIGEIAEIGRKHGIPLIVDNTAAPILCRPFDHGAAVTTYSTTKYIGGHGTTIGGAIIDGGNFDWGKAGADRQPAMNTPDPCYNGIVWDEAIKPMGPIAYIMKLRTTLLRDLGGAMSPQSAFHFIQGLETLPLRMREHAKNAQAVAEFLDKDNRVHSVTYPGIAEGSLKEKADKYMTGGYGALIGFELPGGKEAGSKFIDSLELLYHVANIGDARSLAIHPATTTHSQLSPEEQLSAGVTPGYVRLSIGIEHVDDIIADITQALDKAS
- a CDS encoding crotonase/enoyl-CoA hydratase family protein — its product is MKNYEQIKTIEKNSSLIIQLSRPKKLNTFTETMMREIIDALDWAEQNNQIRSIIFTGDGDKFCAGADLSSGEDSFDWTEKKKSEKKVVRDAGGVLTLRLFKSKKPLIAAINGDAVGIGATMLLPMDVRIASEEARFGFVFAKRGIVPEAASSWFLPRLVGIDNALKLCYSGKVINANEAKEIKLISEVTSRETLISRALELSEEFTAKTSSISIALTRQMMWRMLGADHPMEAHKIDSRAVYALGKSGEASEGIKSFFEKRSPNFPGKLTEDLPDFYPWWDEKKFE
- a CDS encoding propionyl-CoA carboxylase — encoded protein: MSWKKEIKEISLRKKLALGQGGKEAIDLQHAKGRLTLRERINLLLDDNSFEEVGKISGGIEHKDDGSIESFTPANFILGFGEIDKKKVVIGGEDFTVKGGSPNAAGNRKSVYTEELAVQYMFPLIRLHEGGGGSVAGPSKEKKGYGGDPVFSRSRFKAVATSLKVIPVISAALGPVAGLPASRFVASHFRVMTKKTAQILVAGPAVVSRAFGKEFTKEELGGSEIHKINGVVDNVADDEKDAFKQIKKFLSYMPQNIYEIPKRIDCSDPIDRGEKELESIIPKDRKKTYDMRAIIRLVSDNNDFFEMTNFYGRGIITGFIRINGYSAGIFANDSNFYAGSMTADNAKKTSRFIKLCDQFNIPIISFVDEPGFLIGPDAEKNATILHGTEAVLAAVDSTIPWCSVLIRKSFGVGSAAHFGPESYVLAWPSSEAGPLPLEGGIAIAFGKEISQAEDPEAKRKEIEERLAKSQSPFPRAEAFSVHEIIDPKETRKYLCSWIDKVQTNLLTKIHNPM
- a CDS encoding aldehyde dehydrogenase family protein, which encodes MKNYEKFYINGEWVDPIDGLNLLDVINPTTEEAICKIAMGGEKDVDAAVKAAQEAFVSFSQTSPEERLVLLEKIVALYMERTDEIAEAISKEMGAPITLSKNAQAASGIGHLATAVATLKNYNFEEMMGSTLIRKEPIGVVGMITPWNWPINQITCKVGPALAAGCTMVLKPTEIAPVNAMILAEIIHEAGVPKGVFNLVNGDGPTVGEAMSAHSGIDMMSFTGSTRAGIAVAKGSADTVKRVHQELGGKSANIILDDADFTEAVKRGTKHMFTNTGQSCNAPSRMLVPASRQDEAKQAAKEVAEKTVVGDPSSDGTTMGPVVSDVQFNKIQGLIEKGIEEGAELVVGGPGKPDDLNQGYFVKPTVFANVTNDMTIAREEIFGPVLCILPFEDEDDAVRIANDTLYGLSGYVSSSDPDHALEVARKIRSGNVHINNAPTGINDPFGGFKQSGNGREWGIFGFEEFLEIKAVMGYAQAKK